A genomic stretch from Desulfolutivibrio sulfodismutans DSM 3696 includes:
- a CDS encoding molybdenum cofactor biosynthesis protein MoaE: protein MDISQTIATLKKEPGFHEKVGMILTHNGVARATSRAGRPVSRIEVIPDRAKIEAIRAECETLPGVFKIVVEAHSGTFAPGDDLLFIVVAGDIRENVLAALSTTLNRIKSEAVAKRETLIAS from the coding sequence ATGGACATTTCACAAACCATCGCAACGCTGAAAAAGGAACCCGGCTTCCACGAGAAGGTGGGCATGATCCTGACCCACAACGGCGTGGCCCGGGCCACCTCCAGGGCCGGCCGCCCCGTCTCGCGCATCGAGGTCATTCCCGACCGGGCCAAGATCGAGGCCATCCGGGCCGAATGCGAAACATTACCAGGGGTCTTTAAAATCGTCGTGGAGGCCCATAGCGGAACCTTCGCCCCCGGCGACGACCTGCTGTTTATCGTGGTGGCCGGCGATATCCGGGAAAACGTGCTCGCGGCCCTGTCCACGACCCTCAACCGGATCAAGTCCGAGGCCGTGGCCAAACGCGAGACCCTGATCGCTTCCTGA
- a CDS encoding glycosyltransferase family 2 protein, giving the protein MVTVSAVIPTFDRAAMVSEAVASVLSQRGADLELVVVDDGSTDDTPAVLAGISDSRLRLAATSNRGVAAARNLGASMARGRYVAFLDSDDTWLPGKIERQLAYMADTGQAVSQTQEIWMRGGRRVNPRRVHLKKDGDFFRQALRLCLVSPSSVMIERDYLRQVGGFDEGLAACEDYDLWLRMLLRGPIGLLDEALTVRRGGRPDQLSARFVGMDLFRIKSLAKILATEKMSPWHRDCMEEELVCKARIYANGCCKRGRVDEAARVWKLARQSLRDPDVPAHGA; this is encoded by the coding sequence ATGGTGACGGTATCGGCGGTCATCCCCACCTTTGACCGGGCAGCGATGGTGTCCGAGGCCGTGGCCTCGGTGCTCTCCCAGCGCGGCGCGGACCTGGAGCTTGTGGTGGTGGACGACGGCTCCACGGACGACACCCCGGCGGTCCTGGCCGGCATTTCCGACTCAAGGCTGCGGCTGGCCGCCACCAGCAACCGGGGGGTGGCGGCGGCGCGTAACCTGGGGGCGTCCATGGCCCGGGGGCGCTACGTGGCCTTCCTCGACTCGGACGACACCTGGCTTCCCGGCAAGATCGAGCGGCAACTGGCCTATATGGCGGACACCGGACAAGCCGTGAGCCAGACCCAGGAAATATGGATGCGGGGCGGCCGACGGGTCAACCCCAGGCGCGTCCACCTGAAAAAGGACGGGGATTTTTTCCGCCAGGCCCTGCGGCTGTGCCTGGTGAGCCCCTCAAGCGTGATGATCGAACGGGACTATCTGCGGCAGGTGGGGGGGTTCGACGAAGGACTGGCCGCCTGCGAGGACTACGATTTGTGGCTGCGCATGTTGCTTCGCGGGCCCATCGGGCTTTTGGACGAGGCCCTGACCGTGCGCCGGGGCGGCCGTCCGGACCAGTTGTCGGCCCGGTTCGTGGGCATGGACCTGTTTCGCATCAAGTCCCTGGCAAAAATACTGGCCACCGAGAAAATGAGTCCCTGGCATCGGGATTGCATGGAAGAAGAATTGGTGTGCAAGGCCCGTATTTACGCCAACGGTTGCTGCAAACGGGGCCGGGTGGACGAGGCGGCCCGGGTGTGGAAGCTGGCGCGGCAAAGCCTGCGCGACCCGGATGTCCCGGCGCACGGCGCATGA
- a CDS encoding UPF0280 family protein has protein sequence MHTDPRRTYRHPLHPRSGETAFQVVVEQTDLRIVARRDLSVEIAAYVHELRVGLKNHILLHPSFASSLVPVDVPEQAPALVRRMAHAARLCDVGPMAAVAGAIAQAVADRFRPESPDILVENGGDIFMHSTIGRTVALLAKPIEGARLGLHIAADRFPLSICTSSGRVGHSLSFGQADMVAVLAREGALADAAATALGNLLHHESDMEAMLAAARSLTRRGVTGVFAQLGEAIGAYGDLELVALED, from the coding sequence ATGCACACCGACCCCAGACGCACCTACCGCCACCCCCTGCATCCCCGATCCGGGGAAACGGCTTTTCAGGTCGTGGTGGAGCAGACCGATCTGCGCATCGTGGCCCGGCGCGACCTCTCCGTTGAGATCGCGGCCTATGTCCACGAACTGCGCGTCGGACTCAAAAACCATATCCTCCTCCACCCGTCCTTCGCTTCGAGCCTTGTCCCCGTGGACGTCCCGGAACAGGCCCCGGCCCTGGTCCGCCGCATGGCCCACGCCGCCCGCCTGTGCGACGTGGGGCCCATGGCCGCCGTGGCCGGGGCCATCGCCCAGGCCGTGGCCGACCGGTTCCGGCCGGAGAGTCCGGACATCCTGGTGGAAAACGGCGGCGACATCTTCATGCACTCCACCATCGGCCGCACCGTCGCGCTTCTGGCCAAACCCATCGAGGGCGCACGCCTGGGGCTCCATATCGCCGCCGACCGGTTTCCCCTCTCCATCTGCACGTCCTCCGGCCGGGTCGGGCACTCCCTCAGTTTCGGCCAGGCGGACATGGTGGCTGTGCTGGCCCGGGAAGGCGCCCTGGCCGACGCCGCCGCCACGGCCCTGGGCAATCTTTTGCACCACGAATCGGATATGGAGGCCATGCTCGCCGCCGCGCGTTCCCTGACCAGACGCGGCGTCACCGGCGTCTTTGCCCAGCTCGGCGAGGCCATCGGCGCCTACGGCGACCTGGAACTGGTGGCGCTGGAAGATTAA
- a CDS encoding 2-amino-3,7-dideoxy-D-threo-hept-6-ulosonate synthase, with protein MLIGKLIRTERIFNRDTGRTIIVPLDHGVSVGPIAGIENMRDTVTTMVEGGANAVLMHKGVVPCGHRAKGRDIGLIVHLSASTSLSPFPNAKTLVCSVEEAIRLGADAVSTHINLGDETESRMLEDLGRITQSSASWGIPMLAMIYARGPKIQNEFDPTVVAHCARVGMELGADVVKVPYTGDKDSFAAVCRGCAVPVVIAGGPKTKTTREFLTMIRHSLDAGGRGLSVGRNIFQDKNPRKLLQAVNRLVHDDASIDEAMALIES; from the coding sequence ATGCTGATCGGAAAACTCATCAGGACCGAACGCATCTTCAACCGCGACACCGGCCGCACCATCATCGTCCCCCTGGACCACGGCGTCAGCGTCGGCCCCATCGCGGGCATCGAAAACATGCGCGACACCGTGACCACCATGGTCGAGGGCGGGGCCAACGCCGTGCTCATGCACAAAGGGGTGGTGCCCTGCGGACACCGGGCCAAGGGCCGGGACATCGGGCTCATCGTGCATCTCTCGGCCAGCACCAGCCTCTCTCCCTTCCCCAACGCCAAGACCCTGGTGTGCAGCGTGGAGGAGGCCATCCGCCTGGGCGCGGACGCCGTGTCCACCCACATCAACCTCGGCGACGAGACCGAATCGCGTATGCTCGAAGACCTGGGGCGCATCACCCAGAGCTCCGCCTCCTGGGGAATCCCCATGCTGGCCATGATCTACGCCCGTGGCCCCAAAATTCAAAACGAGTTCGATCCCACGGTGGTGGCCCACTGCGCCCGGGTGGGCATGGAACTGGGGGCCGACGTGGTCAAGGTGCCCTACACCGGCGACAAGGACTCCTTTGCCGCCGTCTGTCGGGGGTGCGCCGTGCCCGTGGTCATCGCCGGGGGGCCCAAGACCAAGACCACCCGGGAATTCCTGACCATGATCCGCCACTCCCTGGACGCCGGGGGACGCGGACTGTCCGTGGGGCGCAACATCTTCCAGGACAAAAACCCGCGCAAGCTCCTCCAGGCCGTCAATCGCCTGGTCCACGACGACGCCTCCATCGACGAGGCCATGGCCCTGATCGAGAGTTGA
- the murA gene encoding UDP-N-acetylglucosamine 1-carboxyvinyltransferase, which yields MDKLVIQGAKPLHGAVRISGSKNAALPILLAALLVDGPIAYENVPRLRDIFTTLKLLNILGLATTFEDDRVAVAPAAALNHEAPYDLVKTMRASVLCLGPLLARLGRARVALPGGCAIGARPVNLHLSALEKMGAVFDLEAGYIEGRCDQLTGAHITFDFPTVGGTENLLMAASLAKGRTILENAAREPEISDLAEFLIAMGAKITGHGSTIITIDGVDSLHGGSYAIMPDRIEAGTYMVAAAITDGDLILEKCPFRELDAAVSKLREMGVGFTETPAGVRVFRQSELVNADVATLPYPGFPTDMQAQIMALMCLAKGAGSIKETIFENRYMHVQELVRLGAKIKVSGQNAFVHGVDRLIGAPVMASDLRASASLVLAGLAAHGTTEIQRVYHLDRGYESMEVKLSKVGADIVRARE from the coding sequence ATGGACAAACTCGTCATCCAGGGCGCCAAGCCCCTACACGGCGCCGTACGCATCAGCGGCTCCAAAAACGCCGCCCTGCCCATCCTTTTGGCCGCCCTTTTGGTGGACGGCCCCATTGCCTACGAAAACGTCCCGCGCCTGCGGGACATCTTCACCACCCTCAAACTCTTAAACATCCTGGGGCTGGCCACGACCTTCGAGGACGACCGGGTCGCCGTCGCTCCGGCCGCCGCCCTCAACCACGAGGCCCCTTACGACCTGGTCAAGACCATGCGCGCCTCGGTGTTGTGCCTGGGGCCGCTTCTGGCCCGGCTGGGCCGGGCCCGGGTGGCCCTGCCCGGCGGATGCGCCATCGGCGCGCGGCCGGTCAACCTGCACCTGTCCGCCCTGGAAAAGATGGGCGCCGTATTCGACCTCGAAGCGGGCTACATTGAGGGGCGATGCGACCAACTGACCGGGGCGCACATCACCTTCGACTTCCCCACGGTGGGCGGCACGGAAAACCTGCTCATGGCCGCCAGCCTGGCCAAGGGCCGCACCATCCTGGAAAACGCCGCCCGGGAGCCGGAGATCTCCGACCTGGCCGAATTCCTCATCGCCATGGGGGCGAAGATCACCGGCCATGGCAGCACCATCATCACCATCGACGGCGTCGATTCCCTGCACGGCGGAAGCTACGCCATCATGCCCGACCGCATCGAGGCCGGCACCTACATGGTGGCCGCAGCCATCACCGACGGCGACCTGATTCTGGAAAAATGCCCCTTCCGCGAACTCGACGCCGCCGTCTCCAAACTGCGGGAGATGGGCGTGGGCTTTACCGAGACTCCGGCCGGGGTGCGCGTGTTCCGCCAGTCCGAACTGGTCAACGCCGACGTGGCCACCCTGCCCTACCCCGGCTTTCCCACGGACATGCAGGCCCAGATCATGGCGCTGATGTGCCTGGCCAAAGGGGCAGGCTCCATCAAGGAGACCATCTTCGAAAACCGCTACATGCACGTCCAGGAGTTGGTCCGCCTGGGAGCCAAGATCAAGGTCTCCGGGCAAAACGCCTTCGTGCACGGCGTGGACCGGCTCATCGGCGCGCCGGTCATGGCCTCGGATCTGCGGGCCAGCGCCTCCCTGGTCCTGGCCGGTCTGGCCGCCCACGGCACCACGGAGATCCAACGCGTCTACCACCTGGATCGGGGGTATGAATCGATGGAGGTCAAACTGTCCAAGGTCGGTGCGGACATCGTCCGCGCCCGGGAATGA
- a CDS encoding FeoA family protein, which translates to MSPYGPLSQFPAGTRVRIEKLCDCSRARGRLCSMGLTPGTEIEVFANCGGPCCLKVRGASLTLGHGLAGNIYGRIVDSEVAA; encoded by the coding sequence ATGTCCCCGTATGGTCCGCTTAGCCAATTTCCCGCCGGAACCCGTGTTCGCATCGAAAAGCTGTGCGACTGCTCCCGGGCCAGGGGACGGCTGTGCTCCATGGGGTTGACCCCCGGGACCGAGATCGAGGTCTTCGCCAACTGCGGCGGCCCGTGCTGCCTCAAGGTACGCGGGGCGAGCCTGACCCTGGGGCACGGACTGGCCGGAAACATTTACGGCCGGATCGTCGATTCCGAGGTCGCAGCGTAA
- a CDS encoding ArsR/SmtB family transcription factor codes for MNKHDTIHTKSSDERLAMMCKALGHPARVAILRHLHEIDGCVCGRIVEVLSLAQSTVSEHLRKLKLAGLVRGEVDGPSTCYCIDRDGLELLRGMLSGLCPGAGVAAGPSCPGEIKMQGDAS; via the coding sequence ATGAATAAGCACGACACCATTCATACCAAATCCTCGGACGAGCGGTTGGCCATGATGTGCAAGGCCCTGGGGCATCCGGCCCGGGTGGCCATCCTGCGCCATCTTCATGAAATCGACGGCTGCGTGTGCGGGCGCATCGTGGAGGTCTTGTCCCTGGCCCAGTCCACGGTGAGCGAACACCTGCGCAAGCTCAAGCTGGCCGGGCTGGTGCGCGGGGAGGTGGACGGCCCGAGCACCTGCTATTGCATCGACAGGGATGGCCTGGAACTGCTGCGGGGGATGCTCTCGGGATTGTGTCCGGGGGCAGGCGTCGCGGCTGGGCCGTCGTGTCCCGGGGAGATCAAGATGCAGGGGGACGCGTCATGA
- the hgcA gene encoding mercury methylation corrinoid protein HgcA: MMPLTGKKRTTAAADPCCCSDAPGRGDAAASSCCDGSASGGEDSGQPCCGGPQAPAASPMARPGYELHPFVETFRTTLAGPVPVVRTSLDRRDFRGTLGARLGYGRDGYRVAPGLYAVGRPGPDSPVLVTADYKLSFDALRRELSGIDAWILVLDTRGINVWCAAGKGTFSAAAVARLVEASGLARVVSHRRLIVPQLAAPGLDARDVRRRCGFTVMFGPVRAADLPAFLRAGNRAEPAMRRVTFTLSERLAVAPVEVYHARKWLWWAALAALAVSGIGPGVFSLAAVWERGVWLVAAILAGLVGGALVVPVFLPWLPGRAFAFKGAIAAGGLGLLTVLAQAAWAPAAVSSAGRLAMVLVAGSLGSYLAMNFTGSTPFASPSGVEREMRRAMPLQAVGLVIAAILWIISAF; this comes from the coding sequence ATGATGCCGCTGACGGGAAAAAAGCGGACCACGGCTGCGGCCGATCCCTGCTGCTGCAGCGACGCGCCGGGCCGTGGCGACGCAGCAGCGTCCTCATGTTGCGACGGTTCCGCTTCCGGCGGCGAGGATTCCGGCCAGCCCTGTTGCGGCGGCCCCCAGGCCCCGGCCGCAAGTCCCATGGCCCGGCCCGGCTACGAACTGCACCCCTTTGTCGAAACCTTTCGCACCACCCTGGCCGGTCCCGTGCCCGTGGTGCGCACGTCGCTTGACCGCCGCGATTTCCGGGGAACCCTGGGGGCCCGGCTGGGATACGGCCGCGACGGCTACCGGGTGGCCCCGGGGCTCTATGCCGTGGGACGGCCCGGGCCGGATTCTCCGGTCCTGGTCACGGCGGACTACAAGCTGTCCTTCGACGCCCTGCGCCGGGAGCTTTCGGGAATCGACGCCTGGATTCTGGTTCTGGACACCCGGGGGATCAACGTCTGGTGTGCGGCGGGCAAGGGCACGTTCTCGGCCGCAGCGGTGGCGCGTCTGGTCGAGGCCAGCGGCCTGGCCCGGGTGGTGTCCCATCGCCGACTCATTGTCCCCCAGCTTGCCGCCCCGGGACTCGATGCCCGGGACGTCCGGCGGCGGTGCGGATTCACGGTGATGTTCGGGCCGGTACGGGCCGCCGACCTTCCGGCCTTTTTGCGGGCCGGGAACCGGGCCGAGCCCGCCATGCGCCGGGTGACCTTCACCCTGTCCGAACGGCTGGCCGTGGCCCCGGTGGAGGTCTACCACGCCCGGAAATGGCTGTGGTGGGCGGCGCTTGCGGCCCTGGCCGTGTCCGGGATCGGGCCGGGCGTCTTTTCCCTGGCGGCCGTGTGGGAACGCGGGGTGTGGCTTGTGGCCGCCATCCTGGCCGGACTTGTGGGGGGCGCGTTGGTTGTTCCGGTTTTTTTGCCGTGGCTGCCGGGGAGGGCCTTTGCCTTCAAGGGGGCCATCGCCGCCGGGGGGCTCGGACTCCTGACCGTCCTGGCCCAGGCGGCCTGGGCTCCGGCAGCGGTTTCATCGGCCGGTCGCCTGGCCATGGTCCTTGTGGCCGGAAGCCTTGGGTCGTATTTGGCCATGAATTTCACCGGCTCGACGCCCTTCGCCTCGCCCTCGGGGGTGGAGCGCGAGATGCGCCGGGCCATGCCGCTTCAGGCTGTGGGTCTTGTGATTGCGGCCATTTTGTGGATCATCTCGGCCTTTTGA
- the hgcB gene encoding mercury methylation ferredoxin HgcB, protein MRDMRYLSGVASISLDVRRCVGCGLCEAVCPHGVLALTEGKAGIVDRDGCMECGACVTNCPTGAVAVTPGVGCAAYILQVWLKGKAKASCC, encoded by the coding sequence ATGCGCGACATGCGGTATCTTTCCGGAGTGGCCTCCATTTCCCTGGATGTCCGGCGCTGCGTGGGATGCGGCCTGTGCGAGGCCGTCTGCCCGCACGGGGTGCTGGCCCTGACGGAGGGCAAGGCCGGGATTGTGGATCGCGACGGGTGCATGGAGTGCGGGGCCTGCGTGACCAACTGCCCCACCGGGGCGGTCGCCGTCACCCCGGGAGTGGGCTGCGCCGCCTACATTCTCCAGGTCTGGTTGAAAGGCAAGGCCAAGGCCTCGTGCTGTTGA
- a CDS encoding arsenate reductase ArsC produces the protein MKKSVLFICVHNSARSQMADAFLKARGGEGFAVESAGLSPTSINPLVVEAMAEKGIDLSGATTQSAFELFRQGRLFEYVITVCDDSNEKQCPVFPGLVHREHWPFEDPAALTGTHEEKMAGVRRIRDQIEEAVAAFAGRFGSA, from the coding sequence ATGAAGAAGTCCGTACTTTTCATCTGCGTGCATAATTCGGCCAGGAGCCAGATGGCCGATGCCTTTTTGAAGGCCAGGGGGGGCGAAGGCTTTGCCGTGGAAAGCGCCGGTCTGTCGCCCACGAGCATCAATCCTCTGGTGGTCGAGGCCATGGCCGAAAAGGGCATCGACCTGTCCGGGGCCACAACCCAAAGCGCCTTTGAACTGTTCCGGCAGGGGCGGCTTTTCGAATACGTGATCACCGTCTGCGACGATTCCAATGAGAAGCAGTGCCCGGTCTTTCCCGGCCTGGTACATCGCGAACACTGGCCGTTTGAAGACCCGGCGGCCCTGACCGGGACGCATGAGGAGAAGATGGCCGGAGTACGCCGCATCCGGGATCAGATCGAGGAGGCCGTCGCCGCCTTTGCGGGCCGCTTCGGGAGCGCCTAA
- a CDS encoding C-GCAxxG-C-C family protein produces MTDDGTREIASREAVRLFADGHNCAQAVLGALAPGFGLDRETAVRLATGFGIGLSMGETCGAVSGAVLALGLAYGGGGPGGTEAKLATYAMAGEFFDAFAKVHGALRCRELIGCDPSTPEGMLVARTEGRFGSICAGLVGTAAAIAADMLATRSPSA; encoded by the coding sequence ATGACGGACGACGGGACTCGGGAAATCGCTTCGCGCGAGGCGGTGCGGCTTTTCGCCGACGGACACAACTGCGCCCAGGCCGTTTTGGGGGCGTTGGCCCCAGGGTTTGGCCTGGACCGGGAGACGGCCGTGCGGCTGGCTACGGGATTCGGGATAGGCCTGTCCATGGGCGAGACCTGCGGGGCGGTATCCGGTGCGGTCCTGGCCCTCGGCTTGGCCTATGGCGGTGGAGGTCCAGGCGGAACCGAAGCCAAGCTGGCCACCTACGCCATGGCCGGGGAATTTTTCGACGCCTTTGCAAAGGTTCACGGCGCCCTGCGTTGCCGGGAACTCATCGGGTGCGATCCCTCCACCCCGGAGGGCATGCTCGTAGCCAGAACCGAGGGCCGGTTCGGCTCGATCTGCGCCGGGCTGGTGGGCACAGCCGCCGCCATCGCTGCGGACATGCTTGCAACACGGTCGCCGTCTGCCTGA
- a CDS encoding arsenate reductase ArsC, which produces MGTITVLFLCTGNSCRSQMAEGFAKSLKAGVIDAYSAGVERHGLDPDAVTVMAEAGMDISGQHSKTVDELPPVRFDYVITLCGHAAENCPFFPGPVKRLHVGFDDPPSLAKDVVDVKARLAPYRRVRDEIRRFAEGMPGNLPGETHP; this is translated from the coding sequence ATGGGCACGATCACGGTTCTTTTTTTATGCACCGGCAATTCCTGTCGCAGCCAGATGGCCGAGGGATTCGCCAAAAGCCTCAAGGCCGGGGTGATTGACGCCTATTCCGCCGGCGTTGAGCGGCATGGCCTCGACCCCGACGCCGTGACGGTCATGGCCGAGGCCGGGATGGACATCTCCGGTCAGCATTCCAAAACCGTGGACGAATTGCCCCCCGTGCGCTTCGATTATGTGATCACCTTGTGCGGGCACGCCGCGGAAAACTGTCCGTTTTTTCCCGGCCCGGTCAAACGCCTGCATGTGGGTTTCGACGATCCTCCGTCCCTGGCCAAGGACGTGGTCGACGTCAAGGCCCGGCTTGCGCCCTATCGCCGGGTGCGCGACGAGATTCGTCGTTTTGCGGAAGGAATGCCTGGAAACCTCCCGGGGGAAACGCATCCGTGA
- a CDS encoding sensor histidine kinase, giving the protein MTLRATTTGIIFIIFTTLFALLYAVTHHNILSSFQILERKQIAESLGRAENALQGELQGLDAVCEDWAAWDETYAFIQQPSDDYVSSNITGQALANLHLDMVLYYDEGGRLVLGKSHDADWNITDARQRDVARISPDSPLFLRRENSLRGGMIMLPDGPFLVVAQPIRTSEKGGPIGGTLVMGRYLDAHREQALSYQLRTSVRFYRLADSGLPRQLEDVAAALRRSGEYQIVPENDDMIKGYALIRDIYGEPGLILEIESDRDMHRQGLVTLRYNFISLAAIGLTFGLGMHYLVEKRILSRVTSLGAQIAAIRRDSQASRDIRVAGSDEITRLGTAIREMLAEMESAREKLAESEKRYEMATRAAKVGVWDYDFTSGALFLDPSLKTLLGYRDEDIENSLESWLNLVDPEDRAVALEVTRDSHRERSAEVIREYRLRHKDGGTRWIMIRGLVQRDASGTPVRFLGTGVDVTDLKLAEQSVRHLTREIITAQEYERFRIARELHDNVAQDLSSLKISCEAMFESLPKADSDLRERFAETSRILQRAITFIREMAYALRPSNLDHLGFLSTVERFCADFEEKTGIHTRFLHTGMEGVVFDAETEINLFRVVQEALGNVRRHSGATEAAVKIVESHPHIIVRVEDNGVGFDVSSGLNTAMEEKRMGLGGMRERIKLLGGALRILSAPGQGTRIVAEIPSVRGRTA; this is encoded by the coding sequence GTGACCCTGCGTGCCACCACCACCGGCATCATCTTTATCATTTTTACGACGCTTTTCGCGTTGCTGTACGCCGTGACGCACCACAACATCCTGTCCAGCTTCCAGATTTTGGAGAGAAAACAGATTGCCGAGTCTCTTGGAAGGGCCGAAAACGCCTTGCAGGGCGAACTCCAGGGACTTGACGCCGTGTGTGAGGATTGGGCCGCCTGGGATGAAACCTATGCCTTCATCCAGCAGCCAAGCGACGACTATGTTTCGTCGAATATAACCGGTCAGGCCCTGGCCAACCTGCATCTGGACATGGTTCTCTATTACGACGAGGGAGGGCGGTTGGTCCTGGGGAAGAGCCATGATGCGGACTGGAATATCACGGATGCCCGTCAGCGGGATGTGGCCCGCATCAGCCCGGATTCCCCGCTGTTTCTGCGCCGGGAGAACAGCCTCCGGGGTGGGATGATCATGCTGCCCGACGGGCCGTTTCTTGTGGTCGCCCAGCCCATCCGCACCAGCGAAAAGGGTGGCCCAATCGGGGGAACCCTGGTCATGGGCCGGTATCTGGACGCGCACCGGGAACAGGCGCTTTCCTACCAACTCAGGACGTCCGTGCGGTTTTATCGCTTAGCCGATTCCGGACTACCCCGGCAGTTGGAGGATGTGGCCGCCGCTTTGCGACGCAGCGGGGAATACCAGATCGTTCCCGAAAACGACGATATGATCAAAGGATATGCCCTGATCCGGGATATTTACGGGGAGCCGGGACTGATCCTGGAAATCGAATCGGATCGGGACATGCATCGGCAGGGACTTGTCACCCTGCGCTATAATTTTATTTCCCTGGCGGCCATCGGCCTGACCTTTGGCCTGGGCATGCACTACCTGGTGGAAAAACGCATTCTTTCCCGGGTCACCAGCCTTGGTGCGCAGATCGCGGCCATCCGTCGCGATTCCCAGGCATCCCGCGACATTCGCGTGGCGGGCAGTGACGAGATCACGAGGCTGGGCACGGCCATCCGGGAGATGCTGGCGGAGATGGAAAGCGCCCGGGAGAAACTCGCCGAGAGCGAGAAACGGTATGAAATGGCCACCCGGGCCGCCAAGGTCGGCGTGTGGGACTATGATTTCACCTCCGGCGCCTTGTTTCTCGACCCAAGCCTCAAGACGCTGCTCGGATACCGCGACGAGGACATCGAAAACAGCCTGGAGTCCTGGCTCAATCTGGTCGATCCCGAAGATCGTGCCGTGGCCCTGGAGGTCACCCGGGACAGCCACCGTGAGCGTTCGGCCGAGGTCATCCGCGAATACCGGTTGCGCCACAAGGACGGCGGCACGCGCTGGATCATGATTCGGGGACTCGTGCAGCGCGACGCCTCGGGAACGCCGGTGCGGTTTCTTGGCACGGGGGTCGACGTGACGGATTTGAAGCTCGCCGAACAAAGCGTGCGCCATCTGACCCGGGAGATCATCACGGCCCAGGAATACGAGCGGTTCCGGATCGCCCGGGAGCTGCACGACAATGTGGCCCAGGATCTCTCCAGCCTCAAGATCTCCTGCGAAGCCATGTTTGAGAGCCTTCCCAAGGCGGACAGCGATCTGCGGGAACGATTCGCCGAGACCTCGCGCATCCTGCAGCGGGCCATCACCTTTATCAGGGAAATGGCCTACGCCTTGCGTCCCTCCAACCTGGACCATTTGGGTTTTTTGTCCACGGTTGAACGGTTTTGCGCGGACTTCGAGGAAAAGACGGGAATCCATACCCGGTTCCTACACACGGGCATGGAGGGCGTGGTCTTTGATGCGGAGACGGAAATCAATCTCTTTCGGGTGGTTCAGGAGGCCCTCGGCAACGTCCGGAGGCATTCCGGAGCGACCGAGGCCGCCGTGAAAATCGTGGAATCGCACCCGCATATCATCGTGCGCGTGGAGGATAACGGCGTGGGGTTTGACGTGTCGAGCGGCCTCAACACCGCCATGGAGGAAAAACGCATGGGGCTTGGCGGCATGCGTGAGCGGATCAAACTGTTGGGCGGCGCCCTGCGCATTCTCTCTGCTCCGGGCCAGGGAACCCGTATCGTGGCGGAGATACCGTCGGTGCGCGGGAGGACGGCATGA
- a CDS encoding response regulator: protein MTAKRILIIDDHPLFREGLKTIIRRNPGFELAGEAGTAQEGLRQAQRLHPELSVVDISLPDKSGIQLVRELAAVLPEMRIIMVSMHTKVEYIVEAFQAGATGYVTKDSASENLMTGLMAVAKGEFYLDPSISREVAKRLLEFPGGRDQGTIAGGGSAAYDSLTPREREIMRLVCEGMYTKEIADMLSISIKTVEHHRASVLKKIGLQNTVELVRYAVKIGLID from the coding sequence ATGACGGCCAAACGCATCCTGATCATCGACGACCATCCCTTGTTTCGTGAGGGCCTGAAAACCATCATCCGGCGTAATCCCGGCTTTGAACTGGCCGGTGAGGCCGGAACCGCCCAGGAGGGGCTGCGCCAGGCCCAGCGCCTACATCCGGAATTGTCCGTGGTGGACATCTCCCTTCCCGACAAAAGCGGCATCCAACTCGTCCGGGAACTGGCGGCCGTTTTACCCGAGATGCGGATCATCATGGTCAGCATGCATACCAAGGTCGAGTACATCGTGGAGGCCTTCCAGGCCGGGGCCACGGGGTACGTGACCAAGGATTCGGCCTCGGAGAACCTCATGACCGGGCTGATGGCCGTGGCCAAAGGCGAGTTTTATCTCGATCCCTCCATTTCCCGGGAAGTCGCCAAGCGGCTGCTGGAATTCCCCGGCGGCAGGGACCAGGGAACCATCGCCGGAGGCGGATCGGCGGCATACGACTCCCTGACTCCCCGGGAACGCGAGATCATGCGGCTGGTGTGCGAAGGCATGTACACCAAGGAAATCGCCGACATGCTGTCCATAAGCATCAAGACCGTGGAGCACCATCGGGCCAGCGTCTTGAAAAAAATCGGATTGCAAAATACCGTGGAGCTCGTTCGCTATGCGGTAAAAATTGGGCTTATCGATTGA